The following are encoded in a window of Aromatoleum petrolei genomic DNA:
- a CDS encoding class I SAM-dependent methyltransferase yields the protein MSEAIAASHPHPAEPSAWVRRFLPLVAPGGTVLDYACGGGRHARLFAARGFRVVAVDRNAEAVATLASVPRIEARCADLEDGPWPLAGEGFDAVVVTNYLFRPRFADLLACVAPGGVLIYETFMLGNERFGRPASPEFLLRPGELLGVLGADFTVLAFEQGIVERPKAAVVQRVCAVRRPADTTALPPASE from the coding sequence ATGAGCGAGGCAATCGCGGCGAGCCATCCGCACCCGGCCGAACCTTCCGCGTGGGTGCGGCGCTTCCTGCCATTGGTGGCGCCGGGCGGCACGGTGCTCGATTACGCCTGCGGCGGCGGACGCCACGCCCGCCTGTTTGCGGCGCGCGGCTTTCGCGTTGTGGCGGTTGATCGCAACGCGGAGGCGGTCGCGACGCTGGCGAGCGTGCCGCGTATCGAAGCGCGTTGCGCGGATCTGGAGGATGGGCCGTGGCCGCTGGCCGGGGAGGGCTTCGACGCGGTGGTCGTCACGAATTACCTGTTCCGGCCGCGCTTCGCCGATCTGCTGGCATGTGTCGCGCCGGGGGGCGTGTTGATCTACGAGACTTTCATGCTGGGCAACGAGCGCTTCGGGCGACCCGCGAGTCCCGAGTTCCTGCTGCGGCCGGGTGAGCTGCTCGGCGTGCTGGGAGCGGATTTCACCGTGCTGGCGTTCGAACAGGGGATCGTGGAGCGGCCGAAGGCTGCGGTCGTTCAGCGTGTGTGTGCCGTCCGACGTCCCGCGGATACGACCGCGCTGCCGCCTGCGTCCGAGTGA
- a CDS encoding NAD-dependent succinate-semialdehyde dehydrogenase has protein sequence MKTLADYPNFRQQAYIDGSWSDADSGATFAVRNPATGETIAHVPDMGAAETARAIAAANAVLPAWRRTLAKERAALLRRWFALILDAADELAAIMTAEQGKPLAEAKGEVTYAASFVEWFAEEAKRTMGDVIPTVGQDRRLLAIRQPVGVCAAITPWNFPAAMITRKVAPAFAAGCTVIVKPAEQTPLTALALMALAEQAGFPKGVFNVVTGDPVAIGGELTSSPVVRKLSFTGSTEVGRLLMGQCAPTLKKLSLELGGNAPFIVFDDADLDAAVEGAMGSKYRNAGQTCVCANRLLVQSGIYDRFAERLAEAVKGLRVGPGTASGVNIGPLIDDAAVVKVESHIADAVQKGARIMTGGRRHSLGGSFFEPTVLADVTPAMRVAREETFGPVAPLFRFDTEEEAIRMANDTEYGLAAYFFSRDVGRIFRVAEELEYGMVGVNTGLMSNEVSPFGGIKQSGLGREGSVYGIDEYLEIKSICVAGIDR, from the coding sequence ATGAAGACACTCGCCGACTACCCCAATTTCCGCCAGCAGGCATACATCGACGGCAGCTGGTCCGACGCCGATTCGGGCGCGACCTTCGCCGTCCGCAATCCGGCCACCGGTGAAACGATCGCGCACGTCCCCGACATGGGGGCGGCGGAGACGGCGCGCGCGATCGCGGCGGCGAATGCGGTGCTGCCCGCGTGGCGCCGCACATTGGCGAAGGAGCGTGCGGCGCTGCTGCGGCGCTGGTTCGCGCTGATTCTCGACGCGGCCGACGAGCTGGCGGCGATCATGACCGCCGAGCAGGGCAAGCCGCTGGCGGAGGCGAAGGGCGAAGTCACGTATGCCGCCTCCTTCGTCGAATGGTTCGCCGAGGAGGCGAAACGCACGATGGGTGACGTGATCCCGACCGTGGGTCAGGATCGCCGCCTGCTGGCAATCCGTCAGCCGGTGGGTGTGTGCGCTGCGATCACGCCGTGGAATTTTCCCGCGGCGATGATCACGCGCAAGGTCGCGCCTGCGTTTGCAGCGGGCTGCACGGTGATCGTGAAGCCCGCGGAGCAGACGCCGCTCACCGCGCTGGCGCTGATGGCGCTCGCGGAGCAGGCGGGCTTCCCGAAGGGGGTTTTCAACGTCGTCACCGGCGATCCGGTCGCGATCGGCGGGGAGCTGACGTCCAGCCCGGTCGTGCGCAAGCTGTCCTTCACGGGTTCCACCGAGGTGGGCCGCCTGCTGATGGGACAGTGTGCGCCGACCCTGAAGAAGCTGTCGCTGGAACTCGGTGGCAATGCGCCCTTCATCGTGTTCGACGATGCGGACCTCGATGCCGCGGTGGAGGGCGCAATGGGGTCGAAGTACCGCAACGCGGGCCAGACCTGCGTGTGCGCGAACCGCCTGCTGGTGCAGTCGGGCATCTACGACCGCTTCGCCGAGCGCCTTGCCGAGGCCGTGAAAGGGCTGCGCGTCGGCCCCGGGACTGCCTCGGGGGTGAACATCGGCCCGCTGATCGACGATGCGGCGGTGGTCAAGGTCGAGAGCCACATTGCGGATGCGGTGCAGAAGGGGGCGCGCATCATGACCGGCGGGCGGCGCCACTCGCTGGGTGGGTCCTTCTTCGAGCCGACCGTGCTGGCCGACGTGACGCCGGCGATGCGGGTCGCGCGGGAGGAGACCTTCGGTCCGGTGGCACCGTTGTTCCGCTTCGACACGGAGGAGGAGGCGATCCGCATGGCCAACGATACGGAGTACGGGCTGGCCGCATATTTCTTCTCGCGCGACGTGGGGCGCATCTTCCGCGTGGCGGAGGAGCTCGAATACGGCATGGTGGGCGTCAATACCGGGCTGATGTCGAACGAGGTGTCGCCCTTCGGCGGCATCAAGCAGTCGGGTCTCGGGCGCGAGGGCTCGGTGTACGGCATCGACGAGTATCTCGAGATCAAGTCGATCTGCGTGGCGGGCATCGATCGATGA
- a CDS encoding sensor histidine kinase, translating to MSAGFSFMRRTLTWVVPGPAGDAWGRELSAGVSAGGGNGAVTGTGRERHATPALLRPFNLSRWFAVIGLLSIASISAIAAYLISDFVTERMVRQEGQLTMEMVDNLVMSEQSMRKLLIEHQPVSVDEPGGAFAHLGLMPGVLRANLYDTSRRILWSSETELIGQQFGANQELDEALAGRLVAHGKHHEVGEKAEHMHLARAANFFVEIYLPVRDTDGTVLGAIEFYKNPVALFNALQQLNRNIAIGAALAGLFLYVALFGMVRRADLLISEQQRRLVDAETLAVVGEMSSAVAHGIRNPLASIRSSAELILVTDEETGREAAGDIISESDRLEAWVRELLSYSRPLDEKAGAVSLAPLVVRCIEEFGRELHRRNITASLQMPPHIPAVHGDSLLLAQVLHSLMANAIEAVQADGRLEICCESVRGGRQVVLTVRDSGPGMTAEQLQRVGKPFYTTKTQGLGVGLALARRIIERYGGAMEIDSAPGRGTAVLLTLTCG from the coding sequence ATGAGTGCCGGTTTCTCCTTCATGCGCAGGACATTGACATGGGTCGTTCCGGGCCCGGCGGGCGATGCGTGGGGACGTGAATTGTCCGCGGGCGTGAGTGCGGGCGGGGGGAATGGCGCAGTGACCGGAACCGGACGCGAAAGACATGCGACGCCCGCCCTGTTGCGGCCGTTCAATCTGAGCCGTTGGTTCGCGGTGATCGGGCTGCTGTCGATTGCATCGATCTCGGCGATTGCGGCGTACCTGATCTCGGATTTCGTAACCGAGCGCATGGTCCGGCAGGAAGGCCAGCTGACCATGGAGATGGTCGACAATCTGGTCATGAGCGAGCAGTCCATGCGCAAGCTCCTCATCGAACATCAACCCGTCAGCGTGGATGAACCGGGTGGGGCGTTTGCCCATCTCGGGCTGATGCCAGGAGTGCTCAGGGCCAATCTGTACGACACTTCGCGCCGCATCCTGTGGTCGAGCGAAACCGAGTTGATCGGACAGCAGTTCGGAGCCAACCAGGAACTCGACGAAGCCCTCGCGGGGCGCCTCGTCGCGCACGGCAAACACCACGAGGTAGGGGAGAAGGCCGAGCACATGCATCTGGCACGGGCCGCCAACTTCTTTGTCGAGATATACCTGCCCGTGCGCGACACGGATGGCACAGTGTTGGGGGCAATCGAGTTTTACAAGAATCCCGTGGCGCTGTTCAATGCCTTGCAGCAGCTCAATCGCAACATCGCGATCGGCGCCGCACTGGCCGGGCTGTTCCTGTATGTCGCCCTGTTCGGCATGGTGCGTCGGGCGGATCTGCTGATCTCCGAGCAGCAGCGCCGCTTGGTTGATGCGGAGACGCTGGCGGTGGTGGGGGAAATGAGCTCTGCGGTCGCCCACGGCATACGCAATCCGCTCGCATCGATCCGCAGCTCCGCGGAGCTGATCCTGGTCACCGACGAGGAGACCGGGCGCGAGGCGGCGGGCGATATCATCTCCGAATCCGACCGGCTGGAGGCGTGGGTACGCGAACTGCTTTCCTACTCGCGGCCACTGGATGAAAAGGCCGGCGCAGTCTCACTCGCGCCCCTCGTGGTGCGGTGCATCGAGGAGTTCGGACGCGAACTGCATCGACGGAATATCACCGCGTCACTGCAGATGCCTCCCCACATACCGGCGGTGCATGGGGATTCGCTGCTGTTGGCGCAGGTCCTGCACAGCCTGATGGCGAACGCCATTGAAGCGGTCCAGGCGGATGGGCGCCTGGAGATCTGCTGCGAGAGCGTGCGCGGCGGACGTCAGGTAGTGCTTACGGTGCGCGACAGCGGCCCCGGCATGACCGCGGAACAACTGCAGCGGGTGGGCAAGCCGTTCTATACGACCAAGACGCAGGGCCTTGGCGTTGGCCTCGCGCTCGCTCGGCGGATCATTGAGCGCTATGGCGGCGCGATGGAAATCGACAGCGCGCCAGGTCGCGGTACGGCGGTGCTCCTGACGCTGACCTGTGGATGA
- a CDS encoding DUF1611 domain-containing protein — protein MNTPNVSLLNVSRVARLKTPYTTRRIPASAFVTLLGGSRAPRVGDLILARVDKLGQHRHLELACGRRARLYEGDEIVLAYGNRYAPDQFEAEVPSDLGPCHMVAGGGVAARVITRHDKMRGATVVQPLGLLGDRNGRPINLADFALDSPRSDGRRAFTVAVVGTSMNAGKTETASNLIRGFAGAGLRVGAAKVTGTGAGCDIWMMVDAGAQSVLDFTDAGLPSTYLADPQDVERVMTTLLDVLYASGADVVVFEVADGLYQRETAHLLKSAAFAHAVDAVVFAAGDAMGSAGGVHALRAMGLPVIAASGLLTASPLAMREAAHATGLEVLDLDALRSPGILDFVGFRAAEGLAVGAM, from the coding sequence ATGAACACTCCCAACGTCAGCCTGCTCAATGTCAGCCGTGTCGCCCGTCTCAAGACACCGTACACGACCCGCCGGATCCCGGCTTCCGCGTTCGTCACGCTTCTTGGAGGCTCGCGTGCCCCGCGCGTGGGGGACTTGATCTTGGCGCGCGTCGACAAACTCGGGCAGCACCGCCACCTTGAACTCGCCTGCGGGCGACGCGCGCGCCTGTACGAGGGCGACGAAATCGTCCTCGCGTATGGCAACCGCTACGCGCCCGACCAGTTCGAGGCCGAGGTGCCGTCGGACCTCGGGCCCTGCCACATGGTCGCGGGCGGCGGTGTCGCGGCACGCGTGATCACGCGTCACGACAAGATGCGCGGTGCGACGGTCGTGCAGCCCCTGGGACTGCTTGGGGATCGCAACGGGCGCCCGATCAACCTCGCGGACTTCGCCCTGGATTCGCCGCGTTCTGACGGTCGGAGAGCCTTCACGGTCGCGGTGGTGGGAACGTCGATGAACGCCGGCAAGACCGAGACGGCGTCGAACCTGATCCGCGGCTTTGCAGGTGCCGGACTGCGAGTCGGGGCGGCCAAGGTGACGGGCACGGGGGCGGGCTGCGACATCTGGATGATGGTCGATGCGGGCGCGCAGTCGGTGCTGGATTTCACCGATGCGGGGCTGCCGTCGACCTACCTCGCGGATCCCCAGGATGTGGAGCGGGTGATGACCACGTTGTTGGATGTGCTGTATGCGAGCGGCGCCGATGTGGTGGTGTTCGAAGTCGCGGATGGACTCTATCAGCGCGAGACGGCGCACTTGCTGAAGTCGGCGGCCTTTGCGCATGCGGTCGACGCGGTGGTCTTCGCTGCCGGTGATGCCATGGGGTCGGCCGGCGGCGTGCACGCCTTGCGCGCGATGGGTTTGCCCGTGATCGCGGCGAGCGGTCTCCTCACGGCGTCGCCGCTGGCGATGCGCGAGGCGGCCCATGCGACCGGACTCGAGGTACTCGATCTCGACGCGCTGCGCAGCCCCGGGATTCTCGATTTCGTGGGCTTTCGGGCCGCGGAAGGCTTGGCGGTGGGAGCGATGTGA
- a CDS encoding ABC transporter ATP-binding protein, which translates to MPGAASIVPPMWAGARRTMLAGLGLNGVAQAVVALVCAWLTNRFFDIVIEQRAGGSGVAFALIGGLLGAGAALAALRVMERVQAERLGQDYASELRLALYDSMAGQSPRRMQARSRGATLLRFVGDVKGIRRWISLGLPRIAVGVLSASLALSVLALVNGVIAFAASAGFIGAAATLALLSERVDPAVREARRRQARLTANVNDKIGGIAVVQVFDQVARERALIERQGSGLAEAMVAQTRGMALLKSAAEFSSSFATAGVLLAGAIEVATGELKASQVVGAITVVGLISPTFRDFGQALGYWRSARVSMEKLATFLAAPRFVTPPQEGGHACPVPLAVCGTAVDIEFCDVASGNALRNFNAHAPAGAMVAIVGPSGAGKSTLLGLAARLLEPDCGEVRVAGVPIGHYRLSELRRALGAVMPDLPLLRGSIERNLRYRWPNAPDAEVARVAGLCGIDELLADLPDGARTRVADAGGNLSYGQRQRIAWARALLGRPSVLLLDEADANLDPVSARRLGKILDSFAGTTLMVTHSYVRMIQADLVWYVEAGRLLESGPPEELMGRVSRTRRLFQREANAAG; encoded by the coding sequence ATGCCGGGCGCAGCGTCCATTGTGCCGCCCATGTGGGCTGGGGCGCGGCGCACGATGCTCGCGGGGCTGGGGCTCAACGGGGTTGCGCAGGCCGTGGTGGCGCTGGTCTGCGCCTGGCTGACGAATCGCTTCTTCGACATCGTGATCGAGCAGCGTGCGGGGGGCTCGGGGGTGGCCTTCGCTCTGATCGGTGGGCTGCTGGGGGCCGGGGCCGCGCTCGCCGCCTTGCGCGTGATGGAGCGGGTGCAGGCCGAGCGTCTGGGGCAGGACTACGCTTCGGAACTGCGGCTCGCGCTTTACGACAGCATGGCGGGGCAATCGCCGCGGCGAATGCAGGCGCGCAGCCGCGGCGCGACATTGTTGCGCTTCGTCGGCGATGTAAAAGGGATCCGGCGCTGGATCAGCCTTGGTTTGCCCAGAATTGCGGTTGGCGTGTTGAGCGCAAGCTTAGCGTTGTCCGTGCTGGCCCTGGTGAATGGGGTCATTGCCTTCGCCGCGAGCGCGGGTTTCATCGGCGCGGCGGCCACGCTGGCGCTCCTCAGCGAGCGCGTCGATCCCGCGGTGCGTGAGGCGCGGCGGCGGCAGGCGCGCCTCACGGCGAACGTGAATGACAAGATCGGCGGGATAGCCGTAGTGCAGGTGTTCGATCAGGTCGCGCGCGAACGCGCCCTGATCGAGCGGCAGGGGAGTGGTCTCGCGGAGGCCATGGTGGCGCAGACACGTGGGATGGCCCTGCTGAAATCCGCGGCAGAGTTCAGTTCGTCCTTCGCAACCGCAGGGGTGCTCCTCGCGGGTGCAATCGAGGTGGCGACGGGCGAACTGAAAGCGTCGCAGGTCGTGGGCGCGATCACTGTCGTCGGCTTGATCTCCCCGACGTTTCGCGATTTCGGCCAGGCTTTGGGCTACTGGCGCTCGGCGCGCGTTTCGATGGAAAAGCTCGCGACCTTCCTTGCAGCCCCGCGGTTCGTTACGCCGCCGCAGGAAGGCGGCCATGCTTGCCCGGTGCCGCTTGCGGTCTGCGGGACGGCGGTAGATATCGAGTTCTGCGACGTGGCGAGCGGGAATGCATTGCGGAACTTCAACGCGCACGCGCCTGCCGGGGCGATGGTGGCGATTGTCGGGCCGAGCGGGGCAGGCAAGTCGACGCTGCTCGGCCTGGCGGCTCGCCTGCTCGAACCGGACTGTGGGGAAGTCCGCGTCGCCGGGGTACCGATCGGCCACTATCGGCTGTCCGAGTTGCGCCGCGCTCTTGGGGCTGTGATGCCCGACCTGCCGCTGCTACGCGGCTCGATCGAGCGCAATCTTCGCTATCGCTGGCCGAATGCCCCGGATGCCGAGGTGGCCCGTGTGGCCGGCCTGTGCGGTATCGACGAACTGCTCGCGGATCTGCCGGACGGCGCACGCACGCGTGTTGCGGACGCAGGGGGCAATCTGTCGTACGGACAGCGTCAGCGCATCGCGTGGGCGCGGGCGTTGCTCGGGAGACCCTCGGTGCTGCTACTCGACGAGGCCGACGCAAACCTCGACCCCGTCTCGGCGCGTCGTCTCGGGAAGATTCTCGACAGCTTTGCCGGAACGACGCTGATGGTCACGCACAGCTACGTGCGGATGATCCAGGCCGACCTCGTGTGGTACGTCGAGGCCGGGCGACTGCTCGAATCCGGTCCTCCGGAAGAGCTGATGGGTCGTGTGAGCCGCACCCGGCGCCTGTTCCAGCGAGAAGCGAACGCGGCGGGGTGA